A DNA window from Parabacteroides johnsonii DSM 18315 contains the following coding sequences:
- a CDS encoding DUF4948 family protein, with product MKIVIIILLLTLASVVSCEPPMPPTDEEMIRHFATHEAAFDKIRKIMAESSEGSFHYPPLSPCDILILDSAGQISYQPNQVQDTPVHGLSRSDRIQLDSLLSEIGCGLVLVDRREQETADSVYVSLFMLYYSHGIVDAGTSKSFVYDLELRSRRDIRITEHGDLNKIYRRTYNDTTLYKPVKEGWYIELDHSR from the coding sequence ATGAAGATAGTTATCATAATACTACTTTTAACGCTTGCATCGGTCGTAAGCTGCGAGCCACCCATGCCGCCGACGGACGAGGAAATGATACGCCACTTCGCCACGCACGAGGCGGCATTCGACAAGATACGCAAAATCATGGCGGAGAGTTCGGAGGGAAGCTTTCACTATCCACCGCTCTCTCCCTGCGATATTCTCATCCTTGATTCGGCAGGACAAATATCCTACCAACCGAACCAAGTGCAGGACACGCCGGTACACGGGTTATCAAGATCTGACCGAATACAACTCGACTCCTTGTTGTCAGAGATTGGATGCGGTCTTGTCCTTGTTGACCGCAGGGAGCAGGAAACGGCAGATTCGGTATATGTGAGCTTATTTATGCTGTACTACTCCCACGGCATCGTGGATGCGGGAACATCCAAGAGTTTCGTTTACGATCTCGAATTGAGAAGCCGCCGTGACATCCGTATCACCGAACACGGCGACCTGAACAAAATTTACCGCAGGACATACAATGACACTACGCTATACAAGCCCGTCAAGGAAGGCTGGTATATAGAGTTAGACCATTCACGATAA
- a CDS encoding toxin-antitoxin system YwqK family antitoxin codes for MNRILALYIFLLLCGTVSAQQIVEWSDLQTITDNSRRTVYYKKGRKQPLRGKYRIIRGLDEECVKFSDGMINGDYRRYRDGVLRESGIYAKGKRNSTFTEYYQDGVTPRKETPMQQGKIDGTVKTYFRNGKIEAEKEYKQSVESGRERRFDSKTGEQIFESHYIDGKKDGEEWEIFEDASTLRSRIIRHYRNGKLDGSYRVESTRDGKPYITIEGQYTDGEKSGQWIEHNYDNNTQTCTWHGEGGA; via the coding sequence ATGAATAGAATATTGGCACTATACATCTTTTTACTATTGTGTGGCACGGTTTCCGCACAACAAATCGTAGAATGGAGCGATTTGCAGACTATAACAGATAACTCACGGCGCACGGTCTATTATAAAAAAGGCAGAAAACAGCCGTTACGGGGAAAATATCGCATTATACGAGGACTTGACGAGGAGTGTGTTAAATTTTCCGATGGCATGATAAACGGTGATTATCGCCGCTATCGTGATGGGGTGCTGCGTGAATCGGGTATATATGCCAAAGGCAAGCGTAACAGCACATTCACGGAGTATTACCAAGACGGCGTTACTCCCCGAAAGGAAACACCCATGCAGCAAGGCAAGATAGACGGAACTGTAAAGACCTATTTTCGTAACGGCAAAATAGAAGCCGAAAAGGAATATAAGCAGAGTGTGGAGAGCGGGCGGGAGCGCCGCTTTGACAGCAAGACAGGAGAGCAGATTTTTGAATCTCATTATATCGACGGGAAAAAAGATGGCGAGGAGTGGGAAATCTTCGAGGATGCGAGCACGCTTCGCAGCAGGATAATACGCCACTACCGTAACGGAAAACTTGACGGCTCTTATCGTGTGGAATCGACACGGGACGGCAAACCCTATATAACTATCGAGGGACAATACACTGACGGCGAGAAATCGGGGCAATGGATAGAACATAACTATGATAACAATACCCAAACCTGCACATGGCATGGTGAAGGTGGGGCTTAA
- a CDS encoding DUF1266 domain-containing protein, whose amino-acid sequence MDMTSLWGRLAKLQSFFQDGLNVDENSHLPEADLRKISLGNLYVYQQQGVLNTFETGVTPSVRKVILGEYFGITDRDSAIETLNWLSQAPSQTMFHYAYTAFLQGGGNISRKWLNENEELKEHTDFRNDCLEKLETMEEKYPDIEQAGIVVSKEEMGKLGVLAWDAGRLNFISRLCLEQEYIVKEECMQCINAAYEMTKEVYTNWKDYAYSYVLGRTLSMGTTNMIGLAEDLLTDTKSPWTYIKW is encoded by the coding sequence ATGGACATGACATCTCTTTGGGGAAGACTTGCAAAATTGCAGAGTTTCTTTCAGGATGGTTTGAATGTGGATGAAAATTCACATTTGCCAGAAGCGGATTTACGCAAGATAAGTCTTGGCAATCTGTATGTATATCAACAACAAGGTGTATTGAACACATTCGAAACTGGCGTAACTCCCTCTGTTCGTAAAGTTATTTTAGGTGAATACTTTGGTATAACGGATAGGGATAGTGCCATCGAAACTTTGAATTGGTTGTCGCAAGCTCCCTCGCAAACAATGTTTCACTATGCTTATACGGCTTTTCTTCAAGGAGGGGGTAATATAAGCAGGAAGTGGCTTAATGAAAATGAAGAATTGAAAGAACACACCGATTTCCGAAATGACTGTTTGGAAAAGTTGGAAACGATGGAGGAAAAATATCCGGACATTGAACAAGCTGGAATTGTCGTATCCAAAGAAGAAATGGGCAAACTCGGAGTACTTGCGTGGGATGCAGGAAGATTAAACTTTATCAGCAGACTTTGCCTTGAGCAAGAGTACATTGTAAAAGAAGAATGTATGCAGTGTATCAATGCCGCTTACGAGATGACCAAAGAAGTTTATACCAATTGGAAAGACTATGCTTATAGTTATGTTCTTGGTCGTACTTTGTCGATGGGAACTACCAACATGATTGGATTGGCAGAAGATTTACTGACAGATACCAAAAGCCCTTGGACTTATATAAAATGGTGA
- the mobV gene encoding MobV family relaxase, whose protein sequence is MGFVVLHMEKAHGSDSGTTAHIERFIIPKNADPTRTHLNRRLIEYPNGVKDRSAAIQQRLEEAGLTRKIGSNQVRAIRINVSGTHEDMKRIEEEGRLDEWCADNLKYFADTFGKENIVAAHLHRDEETPHIHVTLVPIVKGERKRRKREEQTKKRYRKKPTDTVRLCADDIMTRLKLKSYQDTYAEAMAKYGLQRGIDGSKARHKSTQQYYRDIQKLADSLKAEVVDLQQQKETAQEELRQAKKEIQTEKLKGAATAAAANIAESVGSLFGSNKVKTLERENTALHREVADHEETIEALQDRIQTMQADHSREIREMQQKHGREIADKDTRHKQEISFLKTVIAKAAAWFPYLREMLRIENLCRLVGFDERQTATLVKGKTLEYAGELYSEEHGRKFTTEKAGFQVLKDPTDGTRLVLAIDRKPIAEWFKEQFEKLRQNIRQPIQQQRKSRGMKL, encoded by the coding sequence ATGGGTTTCGTAGTTTTACACATGGAAAAGGCGCACGGCAGCGACAGCGGAACGACCGCACATATCGAGCGTTTCATCATACCGAAGAACGCCGACCCCACACGCACGCACCTAAACCGCAGGCTCATCGAATACCCCAACGGGGTGAAAGACCGTTCGGCGGCTATACAGCAGAGATTAGAAGAAGCTGGGCTGACACGCAAAATCGGAAGCAACCAAGTACGGGCTATCCGCATCAACGTATCGGGAACGCACGAGGACATGAAGCGGATAGAGGAAGAGGGGCGTTTGGACGAGTGGTGCGCCGACAATCTGAAATACTTCGCCGACACGTTCGGAAAGGAGAACATCGTGGCGGCTCACTTGCACAGGGACGAGGAAACGCCGCACATACACGTCACACTCGTCCCCATCGTCAAGGGAGAGCGAAAGCGCAGGAAACGGGAGGAGCAGACGAAGAAGCGATACCGCAAGAAGCCGACCGACACCGTGAGACTGTGCGCAGACGATATTATGACACGGCTGAAATTGAAGTCCTACCAAGATACCTATGCCGAAGCGATGGCGAAATACGGGCTGCAAAGGGGCATAGACGGCTCGAAAGCTCGCCACAAGTCCACGCAGCAGTATTATCGGGATATACAGAAACTCGCCGACAGTCTGAAAGCGGAGGTGGTGGATTTGCAGCAGCAGAAAGAAACGGCGCAGGAGGAATTAAGGCAGGCGAAAAAAGAGATACAGACCGAGAAGCTGAAAGGGGCGGCAACTGCTGCAGCCGCCAACATTGCCGAGAGTGTCGGTTCTCTTTTTGGCAGTAACAAGGTCAAGACGTTGGAAAGGGAGAACACCGCCCTGCATAGGGAGGTAGCCGACCACGAGGAAACCATCGAAGCCCTGCAAGACAGAATACAGACCATGCAGGCAGACCACAGCCGGGAGATACGGGAAATGCAGCAAAAGCACGGCAGGGAGATAGCGGACAAGGACACAAGGCACAAGCAGGAAATATCGTTTCTGAAAACGGTAATCGCAAAGGCGGCGGCATGGTTTCCCTACCTGCGTGAAATGCTCCGTATCGAAAACCTGTGCCGCCTTGTGGGATTCGATGAAAGGCAGACCGCAACGCTCGTCAAGGGAAAGACGTTGGAGTATGCGGGGGAACTCTACTCGGAGGAACACGGACGGAAATTCACGACCGAAAAGGCTGGGTTTCAAGTGCTGAAAGACCCCACGGACGGGACGAGGTTGGTTCTTGCCATTGACCGAAAGCCCATTGCCGAGTGGTTCAAGGAACAGTTCGAGAAGTTAAGGCAGAACATACGGCAACCTATACAGCAGCAAAGGAAAAGCAGGGGTATGAAACTGTAA
- a CDS encoding site-specific integrase, producing the protein MRSTFKVLFYVKKGSEKPNGNLPLMCRITVDGEIKQFSCKMDVPPRLWDVKNSRASGKSVEAQRINLAVDKIRVEVNRRYQELMQTDGYVTAAKLKDAYLGIGVKQETLLKLFEQHNAEFEKKVGHSRAQGTFTRYRTVCNHIREFLPHSYKREDIPLKELNLTFINDFEYFLRTEKKCRTNTVWGYMIVLKHIVSIARNDGRLPFNPFAGYINSPESVDRGYLTRTEIQTLMDAPMKNATHELVRDLFVFSVFTGLAYSDVKNLTADRLQTFFDGNLWIITRRKKTNTESNIRLLDVPKRIIEKYKGLARDGHVFPVPSNGSCNKILKEIGRQCGFKVRLTYHVARHTNATTVLLSHGVPIETVSRLLGHTNIKTTQIYAKITAQKISQDMETLSHKLEDMEKNICRAI; encoded by the coding sequence ATGCGTAGTACATTCAAGGTATTATTTTACGTGAAGAAAGGCAGCGAGAAGCCGAACGGCAACCTGCCTCTGATGTGCCGTATCACGGTGGACGGCGAGATTAAACAGTTCAGTTGCAAAATGGATGTTCCCCCACGGTTGTGGGACGTGAAGAACAGCCGTGCTTCGGGCAAGAGCGTCGAAGCACAGAGAATCAACCTTGCGGTAGATAAAATCCGTGTGGAGGTAAACCGCCGCTATCAAGAACTGATGCAGACGGACGGTTATGTAACCGCCGCCAAACTCAAAGACGCCTATCTCGGTATCGGCGTCAAGCAGGAAACTTTGCTGAAGCTGTTTGAGCAGCACAACGCCGAGTTTGAGAAGAAAGTCGGACACAGCAGGGCGCAAGGTACATTTACCCGTTACCGGACGGTCTGTAACCATATTCGGGAGTTCCTGCCCCACAGCTACAAGCGTGAGGATATTCCGTTAAAGGAACTCAACCTCACATTCATCAACGATTTCGAGTATTTTTTGCGCACGGAGAAGAAATGCCGTACCAATACCGTGTGGGGCTACATGATTGTGTTGAAACACATCGTTTCCATTGCGAGGAACGACGGACGTTTGCCCTTTAATCCCTTTGCCGGATATATCAACTCTCCCGAAAGCGTGGACAGGGGCTACCTCACCCGAACGGAGATACAGACGCTCATGGACGCACCGATGAAGAACGCCACCCACGAGCTTGTACGGGACTTGTTCGTCTTTTCCGTGTTCACGGGTCTGGCGTATTCGGACGTGAAGAACCTCACCGCCGACCGCCTGCAAACCTTCTTCGACGGCAATCTTTGGATAATCACCCGAAGAAAGAAAACCAACACCGAATCGAACATCCGCCTTTTGGATGTTCCCAAGCGTATCATCGAGAAGTACAAGGGACTGGCTCGGGACGGTCATGTTTTCCCCGTTCCGAGTAACGGAAGCTGCAACAAGATACTCAAAGAGATAGGCAGGCAATGTGGCTTCAAGGTACGTTTGACCTATCATGTCGCAAGACACACGAACGCCACGACCGTGCTTTTGTCGCACGGCGTACCCATCGAAACCGTAAGCCGCCTTTTGGGACACACGAACATAAAAACCACCCAAATTTACGCCAAAATCACCGCCCAGAAGATAAGCCAAGACATGGAAACCTTGTCGCACAAGTTGGAGGACATGGAGAAGAATATCTGCCGAGCCATCTAA